Below is a genomic region from Hemiscyllium ocellatum isolate sHemOce1 chromosome 24, sHemOce1.pat.X.cur, whole genome shotgun sequence.
CCCCAAGTGGAAAGAGTTTTGAACCAAACTGGTTAAGAAGAACTTCCCCAAAAATGACAGGGACCAAGAAAATTTAAGGAGCTCCGTGTTTGAACTAAACAGAAAGAAAAGTTGCCATAAAATGAAAATCAATCCCAGGAAAACTTGTATTTGAATTGAGTGGCTTAGACCTCTTGTTCCACTCCCTGAAGACAAATGACCAATTGTTATAAATACTGGTATGTGTTGTGACTAAAACCAATTTGTGATATCTTATGCATCGTAACAGTGAGAGAGCAGTCAACACCATGATGTGCATAAAGTAGAACCCATGCACCATAGTTAATTAAATGATCAGCTAAACTGGTAGTCTTGTTTTGGGGAGTAGTCGTGGagttgtacagcgtggaaacagaccctttaatccagctcgtccacgctgaccagatatcctgacttaatctagtcccatttgccaacacttggcccatattcctccaaactctccctattcatataccctgattcgtattcctgatgaatggctccggcccaaaacattgattttcctgcccctcggatgctgcctgaccagctgtgcttttccagcaacacagtctcaactctgatctccagcatctgcaatcctcactgtcTCGTATTCATATTCCCGTCCAGTGCTGGCTAGGAAACTGGCAAATCTTCAAATTCTACTCTGGCATTTCCATGAAATCTTTATCATTCACGATAGTTGAAAGAATCGACGGATTGGATCTCAAGTTAACATGTTATCTGAAGGATTTCTTCAGTCACAAGTTGGAGTATCAGCCTTGCAAAATGTTTAAGTCCTAAACTGAGGGATGATTCCAAAAACCCCTGGTTCAGGTGAACAATTATGTCTATCCAAATAGTTGCATTATAAATCCACTGGAGATGAATTTACCCAAACTGTAATCCTCAGACCTTAGGAATGCTGAGGAATATGAGGGAAAGGAATGGATGCGATATTCCTAAACACCATTCTTTAACTTCGTAGATTTATGAAACAAAGAGCAAATTTGCCCCCAAGATCACAGCAGTCTGTACTTAAAATATATTAAACTTTAATTGGCCCACTAGGAATTTCCAGTTACTGACAGCCACACATAAGGAAGTTCACTAATTATAATTCCATTGAGGCAAAAGGCAGTTAGTTTGATTAAAAATAGATTGGAATGACTATAAAATCCAGGAAAGCCATTATTCAGTACTCTCTTGGCCAAATGCCTGTTGCATTGATATTAGAGTTTGGAGGTGCGGGCTACATAATTCTCTTCATATTCCATGTTTGCTTAGCCACAAGCATAGTGGTGATCAATGTGTCTGTCCTGCTTGCTTTGCTGATCAGAAGGTTTGTCCTGAAGGAGAACAGGTTCTTGTTCATGTTGAGTACGTGTGTAAGTGATTTGGGGACAGGCGTTTCCTGGTACTATTCTGGCCTTTTCGATGCCTTGGATGCATTCCCTCCGAGGAATGGGACCTACTACATCGCTCCAACCTTCATGGGGCTTTCCTACCTGGTCACCTTGGCAGCGCAAGCTGACCGATACCACGCTGTCATCTCGCCCTTTCGATATGCCATGAGAATGACCCGTGCCAAAACTGGGATTGTCATTGTCTGTCTGTGGATCTACGCCTATGCAGTCGTTGGCGCACAGAACCTAGTCACCTCTACAATTGGCATGAAAATCAGTGGCATTGGCTCATTGATCTGCA
It encodes:
- the LOC132827440 gene encoding melanocortin receptor 5-like, producing the protein MPVALILEFGGAGYIILFIFHVCLATSIVVINVSVLLALLIRRFVLKENRFLFMLSTCVSDLGTGVSWYYSGLFDALDAFPPRNGTYYIAPTFMGLSYLVTLAAQADRYHAVISPFRYAMRMTRAKTGIVIVCLWIYAYAVVGAQNLVTSTIGMKISGIGSLICNLITYIIMIGLNIKLYLIAKYQLEREPPSAERENKRSSLYLIIIVASCFLIFWMPIFLNVIICSFSQRFCLRFRTDGLDPLKILPRLNAVVTPALYIRGCAPLKAIVMTRVWKCCHRISSR